The proteins below are encoded in one region of Kogia breviceps isolate mKogBre1 chromosome 8, mKogBre1 haplotype 1, whole genome shotgun sequence:
- the NTMT1 gene encoding N-terminal Xaa-Pro-Lys N-methyltransferase 1 isoform X3, producing the protein MTSEVIEDEKQFYSKAKTYWKEVPATVDGMLGGYGHISSIDISSSRKFLQRFLREGPNKTGTSYALDCGAGIGRITKRLLLPLFGVVDMVDVTEDFLVKAKSYLGEEGKRVRNFFCCGLQDFSPEPHSYDVIWIQWVIGHLTDQHLAEFLRRCRRGLRPNGIIVIKDNMAQEGVILDDVDSSVCRDLDVVHGIVRSAGLSLLAQERQENLPDEIYHVYSLALR; encoded by the exons ATGACGAGCGAGGTGATCGAGGACGAGAAACAGTTCTATTCCAAGGCCAAGACGTACTGGAAGGAGGTCCCGGCCACCGTGGACGGCATGCTCGGGGGGTATGGCCACATCTCCAGCATCGACATCAGCAGCTCCCGGAAGTTCCTGCAGAGGTTTCTGAGG GAAGGCCCAAACAAGACGGGAACCTCGTATGCCCTGGACTGCGGAGCCGGCATCGGAAGGATCACCAAGAGGCTGCTCTTGCCTCTCTTTGGAGTGGTGGACATGGTGGACGTGACGGAGGACTTCCTGGTCAAGGCTAAGAGCTACCTGGGTGAGGAAGGCAAGAGAGTGAGGAACTTCTTCTGCTGCGGCCTCCAGGACTTCAGCCCGGAGCCTCACTCTTATGACGTCATCTGGATCCAGTGGGTGATAG GCCACCTGACTGATCAGCACCTGGCCGAGTTCCTGCGGCGCTGCAGGCGGGGACTTCGCCCCAACGGCATCATCGTCATCAAAGACAACATGGCCCAGGAGGGCGTGATCCTGGACGATGTGGACAGCAGCGTGTGCCGGGACCTCGACGTGGTCCACGGGATCGTCCGCAGCGCGGGCCTCAGCCTCCTGGCCCAAGAGCGGCAGGAGAACCTTCCGGATGAGATCTACCACGTCTACAGCTTAGCCCTGAGATGA
- the NTMT1 gene encoding N-terminal Xaa-Pro-Lys N-methyltransferase 1 isoform X4, translating into MVDVTEDFLVKAKSYLGEEGKRVRNFFCCGLQDFSPEPHSYDVIWIQWVIGHLTDQHLAEFLRRCRRGLRPNGIIVIKDNMAQEGVILDDVDSSVCRDLDVVHGIVRSAGLSLLAQERQENLPDEIYHVYSLALR; encoded by the exons ATGGTGGACGTGACGGAGGACTTCCTGGTCAAGGCTAAGAGCTACCTGGGTGAGGAAGGCAAGAGAGTGAGGAACTTCTTCTGCTGCGGCCTCCAGGACTTCAGCCCGGAGCCTCACTCTTATGACGTCATCTGGATCCAGTGGGTGATAG GCCACCTGACTGATCAGCACCTGGCCGAGTTCCTGCGGCGCTGCAGGCGGGGACTTCGCCCCAACGGCATCATCGTCATCAAAGACAACATGGCCCAGGAGGGCGTGATCCTGGACGATGTGGACAGCAGCGTGTGCCGGGACCTCGACGTGGTCCACGGGATCGTCCGCAGCGCGGGCCTCAGCCTCCTGGCCCAAGAGCGGCAGGAGAACCTTCCGGATGAGATCTACCACGTCTACAGCTTAGCCCTGAGATGA